From the genome of Helicobacter pylori, one region includes:
- the sppA gene encoding signal peptide peptidase SppA: MWSFIQKIFKVLIIMPLDFITKYFKSFVLLLVVLVFFSATESAPSTPPNLAKLYLNGAIFSTEDFDKEVDKILKTPSIKGVLLLIDSPGGAVSASVELSEKIADLKQKMPVLAYARGVMASGSYYAGMQASEVYASKASLIGSIGVIFSGANVENLLNKVGVATQGVHAGEYKEIGTFTRAWKANEKEFLQNLVNEQYQMFVDDVAKARKLDAKDYKDFAEGKVFSAQKALKLKLIDKISTIKQAQNRLMELSKVKKAYWLEKSPMERFIEKATQSAANIITQAFGYQLSMR, from the coding sequence ATGTGGAGTTTCATTCAAAAAATCTTTAAGGTTTTAATCATTATGCCTTTAGATTTTATTACGAAGTATTTCAAGTCGTTTGTGCTGTTATTGGTTGTATTAGTCTTTTTTAGCGCTACAGAAAGCGCGCCAAGCACACCGCCCAATCTCGCTAAACTCTATTTAAACGGGGCGATTTTTAGCACAGAGGATTTTGACAAAGAAGTGGATAAAATCTTAAAAACCCCTAGCATTAAGGGCGTTTTACTTTTGATTGACTCTCCTGGTGGGGCCGTGTCAGCGAGCGTGGAATTGAGCGAAAAAATCGCTGATTTGAAGCAAAAAATGCCCGTTTTAGCGTATGCTAGGGGGGTTATGGCGAGCGGGAGTTATTATGCGGGCATGCAAGCGAGCGAAGTTTATGCCTCTAAAGCGAGCTTGATCGGATCGATTGGGGTGATTTTTTCGGGCGCGAATGTGGAAAATTTGCTCAATAAAGTCGGCGTAGCCACTCAAGGCGTGCATGCGGGCGAATATAAAGAAATAGGCACTTTCACCAGAGCATGGAAAGCTAATGAAAAAGAATTTTTGCAAAATTTAGTCAATGAGCAATACCAAATGTTTGTGGATGATGTCGCAAAAGCCAGGAAATTAGACGCTAAGGATTATAAGGATTTTGCTGAAGGGAAGGTTTTTAGCGCTCAAAAGGCTCTAAAATTAAAACTCATTGATAAAATCAGCACGATCAAGCAAGCCCAAAATCGCTTAATGGAATTGAGTAAGGTTAAAAAAGCTTATTGGTTGGAAAAAAGCCCTATGGAGCGCTTCATTGAAAAAGCCACGCAATCAGCGGCAAATATCATCACGCAAGCGTTTGGCTATCAACTATCAATGAGATAA